A genomic segment from Spinacia oleracea cultivar Varoflay chromosome 3, BTI_SOV_V1, whole genome shotgun sequence encodes:
- the LOC110783833 gene encoding uncharacterized protein, whose protein sequence is MSDIEENRVGSNSNPIVLSDDENEMDYESDINSYTSYELILRLVLRAGEPDSDDEALREFDRARGQTRVDIYQAVLGPDSDTEPELEFEPEPEPEPELEFEPEPEPEPEPEPEPEPEEDNHQPQGPRRSSRPRKQAYYFDMDEDDELKYELFTLEGYSESKDKSDDVSL, encoded by the coding sequence atgtctgACATAGAAGAAAATAGAGTAGGGAGCAACTCTAACCCTATTGTTCTGAGCGATGAcgaaaatgaaatggattacgagTCTGACATTAATAGTTACACCAGCTACGAACTTATTCTGCGTCTAGTTTTGAGAGCAGGAGaacctgatagtgatgatgaagcccTTCGTGAGTTTGATCGTGCTAGGGGGCAAACTAGGGTCGAtatttatcaagctgttttgGGACCTGATAGTGATACTGAGCCTGAGCTTGAGTTTGAGCCtgaacctgagcctgagcctgagcttGAGTTTGAACCtgaacctgagcctgagcccgagcctgagcctgagcctgagcctgaggaAGATAATCATCAACCTCAAGGTCCACGAAGATCCTCAAGGCCAAGAAAGCAAGCTTATTATTTCGATATGGATGAggatgatgaacttaaatacGAGTTATTTaccctagaaggttatagcgaatcaaaggacaagtctgatgatGTCTCTCTCTAG